The following proteins come from a genomic window of Acomys russatus chromosome 17, mAcoRus1.1, whole genome shotgun sequence:
- the LOC127201478 gene encoding cytochrome P450 2D4-like gives MRLLTGAELWSVAIFVVIFLLLVDLMHRRQHRTARYPPGPMPWPVLGNLLQIDFQNMPAGFQKLRCRFGDLFSLQLAFEPVVVLNGVTALREALVKYSEDTSDRPPLHFNDQLGFGPRSQGVVLAEYGAAWRQQRHFSVSTFRHFGLGKKSLEQWVTEEARCLCDAFAAYTGCPFSPTSLLENAVCNVIASLLYARRFEYDDPRFIKLQGSLKDTLKEEAGFLPMFLGVFPVLLRIPGLIGNIFPGQKAFATMLDELLTEQKMTWDPAQPPRDLIDAFLNEVEKAKGNPESSFNDENLRMVVADLFTAGMVTTSTTLSWALLLMILHPDVQRRVQQEIDEVIGQVQHPEMADQAHMPYTNAVIHEVQRFGDVLPLGVPHKTSCDIEMQGFLIPKGTTLITNLSSALKDETVWEKPLHFHPEHFLDAQGHFVKHEAFMPFSAGRRACLGEPLARMELFLFFTCLLQRFKFSVPDGQPRPSDHGVFGALTTPLPYQLCALPR, from the exons ATGAGGCTGCTGACTGGGGCTGAGCTGTGGTCCGTGGCCATATTTGTggtcatcttcctgcttctggtgGACCTGATGCACCGGCGCCAGCACAGGACTGCCCGCTACCCACCAGGCCCCATGCCATGGCCTGTGCTTGGGAACCTGCTGCAGATAGACTTCCAGAATATGCCAGCAGGCTTCCAAAAG CTGCGATGTCGTTTTGGGGACCTGTTCAGCCTACAGCTGGCGTTTGAGCCAGTGGTTGTACTCAACGGCGTGACGGCCTTGCGCGAGGCACTGGTGAAATACAGCGAGGACACCTCTGACCGCCCACCACTGCATTTCAATGACCAATTGGGCTTTGGACCACGCTCTCAAG GTGTGGTCCTGGCAGAGTATGGAGCTGCCTGGCGGCAGCAGCGACACTTCTCTGTGTCCACCTTTCGTCACTTTGGCCTGGGCAAGAAGTCATTGGAGCAGTGGGTGACTGAGGAGGCCAGGTGCCTCTGTGACGCCTTCGCTGCCTACACAG GGTGCCCTTTCAGCCCTACCTCTCTGTTGGAAAACGCAGTGTGTAATGTGATCGCATCCCTCCTCTACGCCCGCCGCTTTGAGTACGATGACCCTCGCTTCATCAAGCTACAGGGCTCGTTGAAGGACACCCTTAAGGAGGAAGCTGGATTCCTGCCCATG TTCCTGGGCGTGTTCCCAGTGCTCCTGCGCATCCCAGGGCTAATTGGCAACATCTTCCCTGGACAAAAGGCCTTTGCCACCATGCTGGATGAGCTTCTAACCGAGCAAAAGATGACGTGGGACCCTGCCCAACCACCCCGAGACCTGATTGATGCCTTCCTGAATGAGGTGGAGAAG GCCAAGGGGAACCCTGAGAGCAGCTTCAATGACGAGAACCTGCGCATGGTGGTGGCTGACCTGTTCACTGCAGGGATGGTGACCACGTCAACCACGCTGTCCTGGGCCCTGCTGCTCATGATCCTGCACCCGGATGTGCAGC GCCGGGTCCAGCAGGAGATTGATGAAGTCATAGGCCAGGTGCAGCACCCAGAGATGGCTGACCAGGCCCACATGCCCTACACCAATGCTGTCATCCATGAGGTGCAGCGCTTTGGTGACGTCCTCCCACTTGGCGTGCCTCACAAGACATCTTGCGACATTGAAATGCAGGGCTTTCTTATCCCTAAG GGGACGACCCTCATCACCAACCTGTCCTCAGCACTGAAGGACGAGACCGTCTGGGAGAAACCCCTCCACTTCCATCCTGAGCACTTCCTGGACGCCCAGGGACACTTTGTGAAGCATGAGGCCTTCATGCCATTCTCCGCAG gCCGCCGCGCATGCCTGGGGGAGCCCCTGGCCCGCATggagctcttcctcttcttcacctgCCTCCTGCAGCGTTTTAAGTTCTCCGTGCCTGATGGACAGCCCAGGCCCAGCGACCATGGTGTCTTTGGTGCTCTGACAACCCCACTCCCCTACCAGCTCTGTGCTCTGCCCCGCTGA
- the LOC127201480 gene encoding cytochrome P450 2D10-like gives MELLTGTGLWPAAIFTVIFILLVDLMHRRQRWAARYPPGPAPWPVLGNLLQLDLENMPYSMYKLRNRYGDVFSLQMAWKPVVIINGVKAVREALLTCGEDTADRPVVPIFEYLGLRPRSQGVVLAPNGPEWREQRRFSVSTLRNFGLGKKSLEQWVTEEAGHLSDAFTDQAGSPFDPSTMLNKALCNVIASLIFARRFEYGDPFLTRMLSLLEESLTEISGFIPEVLNAFPVLLRVPGLAEKVLQNQRTLMAMVDHLLMENRTTWDPAQPPRNLTDAFLNEVEKAKGNPESSFNDKNLRMVVADLFTAGMVTTSTTLSWALLLMILHPDVQRRVQQEIDEVIGQTRRPEMADQARMPYTNAVIHEVQRFGDISPLNLPRLTSRDIEVQDFLIPKGTMLIPNLSSVLKDETVWEKPLRFHPEHFLDAQGHFVKHEAFMPFSAGRRACLGEPLARMELFLFFTCLLQRFSFSVPDGQPRPSDYGVFAVPVAPSPYQLCAVLRQQGH, from the exons ATGGAGCTGCTGACTGGGACTGGCCTGTGGCCCGCGGCCATATTCACAGTCATCTTCATACTGCTGGTGGATCTGATGCACAGGCGCCAGCGCTGGGCTGCCCGCTACCCACCAGGCCCTGCGCCGTGGCCTGTGCTGGGCAACCTGCTGCAGCTGGACTTAGAGAACATGCCGTACAGCATGTACAAG CTTCGAAACCGCTATGGTGACGTGTTCAGCCTGCAGATGGCCTGGAAGCCTGTGGTCATCATCAATGGAGTGAAGGCCGTGCGGGAAGCGCTGCTGACCTGTGGAGAGGACACTGCTGACCGCCCTGTGGTGCCCATCTTTGAGTACCTGGGTTTGAGGCCCAGATCCCAAG GTGTGGTCCTTGCACCAAATGGGCCTGAATGGCGAGAGCAGCGGCGGTTCTCTGTGTCCACTCTGCGCAACTTCGGCCTGGGCAAGAAATCGCTGGAGCAGTGGGTGACAGAGGAGGCTGGCCACCTCTCTGACGCCTTCACCGACCAGGCTG GGAgtccctttgatcccagcaccatgCTGAACAAAGCTTTGTGCAATGTGATCGCATCTCTCATTTTTGCCCGTCGCTTTGAGTACGGAGACCCTTTCCTCACCAGGATGCTGAGCCTATTGGAAGAAAGTCTGACAGAGATCTCTGGCTTCATTCCTGAG GTTCTTAATGCGTTCCCAGTGCTCCTGCGTGTGCCAGGGCTGGCTGAAAAAGTCTTGCAAAATCAGAGGACCCTCATGGCTATGGTAGATCACCTGTTGATGGAAAATAGAACCACCTGGGACCCTGCCCAGCCACCCCGAAATTTGACCGATGCCTTCCTGAATGAGGTGGAGAAG GCCAAGGGGAACCCTGAGAGCAGCTTCAATGACAAGAATCTGCGCATGGTGGTGGCTGACCTGTTCACTGCAGGGATGGTGACCACATCAACCACGCTGTCCTGGGCCCTGCTGCTCATGATCCTGCACCCGGATGTGCAGC GCCGAGTCCAACAGGAGATTGATGAAGTCATAGGGCAGACGCGGCGCCCAGAGATGGCCGACCAGGCCCGCATGCCCTACACCAATGCTGTCATCCATGAGGTGCAGCGCTTTGGGGACATCTCCCCATTGAATTTGCCCCGCCTCACATCCCGTGACATTGAAGTCCAGGACTTTCTCATCCCCAAG GGGACAATGCTCATCCCCAACCTGTCCTCCGTGCTGAAGGACGAGACCGTCTGGGAGAAACCCCTCCGCTTCCATCCTGAGCACTTCCTGGACGCCCAGGGACACTTTGTGAAGCATGAGGCCTTCATGCCATTCTCCGCAG GGCGCCGCGCATGCCTGGGGGAGCCCCTGGCCCGCATggagctcttcctcttcttcacctgCCTCCTGCAGCGCTTTAGCTTCTCGGTGCCTGATGGACAGCCCAGGCCCAGTGATTATGGCGTCTTTGCAGTTCCGGTTGCCCCCTCACCCTACCAGCTCTGTGCTGTGCTGCGCCAGCAGGGACACTAA
- the LOC127201484 gene encoding cytochrome P450 2D3-like — translation MLLNKAVCNVIASLIYARRFEYGDPSLINMLTTLEENMGETNGLLPEVLNTFPILLRIPGLADKVFPGQKSFMTMVDKLITEHRRTWDADNPPQGLTDAFLAEMEKAKGKPESSFNDANLRLVVSDLFGAGIVTTSTTLSWALLLMILHPDVQRRVQQEIDEVLGQARRPEMANQAHMPYTNAVIHEVQRFGDIAPLNLPHMTSRDIEVQGFRIPKGMMLIPNLSSVLKDETVWEKPLHFHPEHFLDAQGHFVKHEAFMPFSAGRRACLGEPLARMELFLFFTCLLQRFSFSVPDGQPRPSDRGVFMFLHCPLPYQLCAVTR, via the exons ATGCTCCTGAACAAAGCCGTGTGCAATGTGATCGCATCCCTCATTTACGCCCGCCGCTTTGAGTATGGAGACCCTTCCCTCATCAACATGCTAACAACATTGGAAGAAAACATGGGAGAGACTAATGGCTTGCTTCCCGAG GTTCTGAACACGTTCCCAATTCTCCTGCGTATCCCGGGGTTGGCCGACAAGGTCTTCCCGGGACAAAAGTCATTTATGACCATGGTGGATAAGCTGATAACTGAGCACAGGAGAACCTGGGACGCTGACAATCCGCCTCAAGGCCTGACTGATGCCTTCTTGGCTGAGATGGAGAAG GCCAAGGGGAAGCCTGAGAGCAGCTTCAATGATGCGAATCTACGTCTCGTTGTCTCTGATCTGTTTGGTGCTGGGATTGTGACCACGTCAACCACGCTGTCCTGGGCCCTGCTGCTCATGATCCTGCACCCGGATGTGCAGC GCCGTGTCCAGCAGGAGATTGATGAAGTCCTAGGGCAGGCGCGGCGCCCAGAGATGGCCAACCAGGCCCACATGCCCTACACCAATGCTGTCATCCATGAGGTGCAGCGCTTTGGGGACATCGCCCCTTTGAATTTGCCACACATGACATCACGTGACATTGAAGTCCAAGGCTTCCGCATCCCTAAG GGGATGATGCTCATCCCTAACCTGTCCTCCGTGCTGAAGGACGAGACCGTCTGGGAGAAACCCCTCCACTTCCATCCTGAGCACTTCCTGGACGCCCAGGGACACTTTGTGAAGCATGAGGCCTTCATGCCATTCTCCGCAG GCCGCCGCGCATGCCTGGGAGAGCCCCTGGCCCGCATggagctcttcctcttcttcacctgCCTCCTGCAGCGCTTTAGCTTCTCGGTGCCCGATGGACAGCCCAGGCCCAGCGACCGAGGCGTCTTTATGTTTCTGCACTGCCCATTGCCCTACCAGCTCTGTGCAGTCACTCGCTAA
- the LOC127200998 gene encoding cytochrome P450 2D3-like, with translation MELLTGTGLWPAAIFTVIFILLVDLMHRRQRWAARYPPGPAPWPVLGNLLQLDLENMPYSMYKLRNRYGDVFSLQMAWKPVIVINGLKAVREALVTCGEDTADRPKMPMFQHFGHGHKAQGLAFAPYGPEWREQRRFSVSTLRNFGLGRKSLEQWVTEEAGHLCDALADQAGR, from the exons TCTTCATACTGCTGGTGGATCTGATGCACAGGCGCCAGCGCTGGGCTGCCCGCTACCCACCAGGCCCTGCGCCGTGGCCTGTGCTGGGCAACCTGCTGCAGCTGGACTTAGAGAACATGCCGTATAGCATGTACAAG CTTCGAAACCGCTACGGTGACGTGTTCAGCCTGCAGATGGCCTGGAAGCCTGTCATTGTGATCAATGGCCTGAAGGCTGTGCGGGAAGCTCTGGTGACCTGTGGAGAGGACACTGCTGACCGCCCTAAAATGCCCATGTTTCAGCACTTTGGCCATGGACACAAGGCTCAAG GACTGGCATTTGCACCTTATGGGCCCGAGTGGCGAGAGCAGCGGCGGTTCTCTGTGTCCACCCTGCGAAACTTCGGCCTGGGCAGGAAATCTCTGGAGCAGTGGGTGACAGAGGAGGCTGGCCACCTCTGTGACGCCTTAGCCGACCAGGCTGGTAGGTGA
- the LOC127201485 gene encoding cytochrome P450 2D3-like, whose amino-acid sequence MLLNKAVCNVIASLIYARRFEYGDPSLINMLTTLEENMGENTGLLPEVLNTFPILLRIPGLANKVFPAQKTFMTMVDALLAEHRRTWDVDKPPQSLTDAFLAEMEKAKGKPESSFNDANLRLVVSDLFGAGIVTTSTTLSWALLLMILHPDVQRRVQQEIDEVLGQARHPEMADQGRMPYTNAVIHEVQRFADIVPLNLPHLTSRDIEVQDFHIPKGTMLITNLSSVLKDETVWEKPLHFHPEHFLDAQGHFVKHEAFMPFSAGRRICLGEPLARMELFLFFTCLLQRFSFSVPDGQPRPSDQGIFALPVFPKPYQLCVAVR is encoded by the exons ATGCTCCTGAACAAAGCCGTGTGCAATGTGATCGCATCCCTCATTTACGCCCGCCGCTTTGAGTATGGAGACCCTTCCCTCATCAACATGCTAACAACATTGGAAGAAAACATGGGAGAGAATACTGGCTTGCTTCCCGAG GTTCTGAACACGTTCCCAATTCTCCTGCGTATCCCGGGGTTGGCCAACAAGGTCTTCCCGGCACAAAAGACATTCATGACTATGGTGGATGCGCTGCTGGCTGAGCACAGGAGAACCTGGGACGTTGACAAGCCACCTCAAAGCCTAACTGATGCCTTCCTGGCTGAGATGGAGAAG GCCAAGGGGAAGCCTGAGAGCAGCTTCAATGATGCGAATCTACGTCTCGTTGTCTCTGATCTGTTTGGTGCTGGGATTGTGACCACGTCAACCACGCTGTCCTGGGCCCTGCTGCTCATGATCCTGCACCCGGATGTGCAGC GCCGTGTCCAGCAGGAGATCGATGAAGTCCTAGGGCAGGCGCGGCACCCAGAGATGGCCGACCAGGGCCGCATGCCCTACACCAATGCTGTCATCCATGAGGTGCAGCGCTTTGCGGACATTGTCCCATTGAATTTGCCACACCTGACGTCACGTGACATTGAAGTACAGGACTTCCACATCCCTAAG GGGACGATGCTCATCACGAACCTGTCCTCTGTGCTGAAGGACGAGACCGTCTGGGAGAAACCCCTCCACTTCCATCCTGAGCACTTCCTGGACGCCCAGGGACACTTTGTGAAGCATGAGGCCTTCATGCCATTCTCCGCAG GCCGCCGCATATGCCTGGGGGAGCCCCTGGCCCGCATggagctcttcctcttcttcacctgCCTCCTGCAGCGCTTTAGCTTCTCGGTGCCCGATGGACAGCCCAGGCCCAGCGACCAAGGCATCTTCGCACTGCCAGTTTTTCCAAAGCCTTACCAACTCTGTGTAGCCGTGCGCTAG